The Leadbetterella byssophila DSM 17132 DNA window CGCCGCACGACTAAGCAAAAGGATCACAGACGCCCTTGACAAGTCCTACAGGGATCAATTAGCCAAATGCGAAATTGAAACGGATGTGGTCAAAATCACAGGATACGTGGGAAAACCTCAATCCGCTAAAAAAACCAAAGGAGATCAATACTTCTTTGTCAACAAAAGATTTATCAAGAGCAACTACCTGCACCACGCAGTTGTGAATGCCTTCGAAAGCGCTATTCCGGAGGGAACTCACCCTTTTTATACCCTATTCCTGGAAATCCACCCGGAAAATATTGACATCAACATACACCCTACTAAGACAGAGATCAAGTTTGATAATGAGCAACTCATCTACGCCGTTCTGAGATCTGCCGTTAAGCAGTCCATAGGTGTGTATAATCTCACTCCAAGCATAGATTTTGATGCAAACATCAACCTGACCTCTGGTTTTGAAATGCCTGTAAGGGAAACCCCAAGTTTAAAGCCTTCTCCCAGAACCTATGTGGGTTCAGAAATCAATAAAAAAGAGAATCTGGACAACTGGGAAAAAATGTTTGAATCCTATAGCTCAGTGGTAAATACAGAGGCGGAACAAACCGTACTCTTTACCAGCAAAGCCAATAGGGAAGAGCCGGACGACTACCAAAAAACGGATGAGACCCAGATTCTTCAACTGCACCAAACCTATATCTTAACCCAGGTCAAAAGTGGTCTGATGATCATTCACCAAAGATATGCCTACGAAAGGGTGCTGTATGAAAAATACCTAAAGGACATGCAGTCGGCTCAGAATGTGAGCCAACAATTGCTCTTCCCTAAAACCGTAACTTTATCGGCTTTAGATTACGCTTTGAGCCAGGATCTACTGGATCTGATACGTGGAATTGGCTTTAGCATTGAAGAATTCGGTACGAATACTTATCTGATCAATGGTGTTCCTTCCCATTTTTCAGATGAGGATGAGGCTGTACTTTTTAAAGGCATACTTGAGGCCTTTAAGGAGAACGAAAATCATAGAGACAACAGTAAAAAGGAAACTTTAGCACGTACCTTAGCTAAAAGGTATGCCGCCCGACAAACAAAAACCTTAGAGAAAAAAGAATTAACCCACCTGATCGACCAGTTGTTTGAAACCGCTATGCCATCCATTAGT harbors:
- the mutL gene encoding DNA mismatch repair endonuclease MutL: MDKIKLLSDAIANQIAAGEVVQRPASVVKELLENSIDAGALNLKLIVKESGKTLIQVIDDGSGMSPTDARMSFERHATSKIKESIDLFNIRTMGFRGEALASIAAVAQVEMKTRREEDEVGTLIRIEGSEVVEQDFIQAAKGTSIAVKNLFFNVPARRKFLKSNPVEMKHIIEEFQRVALAHPDVSFILYHNDIEVMNLPAARLSKRITDALDKSYRDQLAKCEIETDVVKITGYVGKPQSAKKTKGDQYFFVNKRFIKSNYLHHAVVNAFESAIPEGTHPFYTLFLEIHPENIDINIHPTKTEIKFDNEQLIYAVLRSAVKQSIGVYNLTPSIDFDANINLTSGFEMPVRETPSLKPSPRTYVGSEINKKENLDNWEKMFESYSSVVNTEAEQTVLFTSKANREEPDDYQKTDETQILQLHQTYILTQVKSGLMIIHQRYAYERVLYEKYLKDMQSAQNVSQQLLFPKTVTLSALDYALSQDLLDLIRGIGFSIEEFGTNTYLINGVPSHFSDEDEAVLFKGILEAFKENENHRDNSKKETLARTLAKRYAARQTKTLEKKELTHLIDQLFETAMPSISPDGKPIMRILPLEQVGELILNA